A stretch of Desulfotalea psychrophila LSv54 DNA encodes these proteins:
- a CDS encoding rhodanese-like domain-containing protein, translating to MENRQVDADQAQQWVHSGEAVLIDIRTMPEVMALEIAHSLYMPLSLVSAKRIEQLQLTEDKKIVFFCRSGNRSASLLEAQPNLHGGNIWSLQGGLLSWQRRGLPVATKGQQAISLERQTHITVGSLILLTAFLGATINPSFFGATAFFGAGLLFAGLSGTCMMAKMLMKLPWNRAA from the coding sequence ATGGAAAATAGACAGGTAGATGCGGATCAGGCGCAGCAGTGGGTTCATTCTGGTGAGGCTGTACTGATAGATATAAGAACTATGCCGGAGGTTATGGCCCTTGAAATTGCCCATTCCCTCTATATGCCTTTGAGTTTGGTATCGGCTAAGAGAATTGAGCAACTACAGCTGACAGAGGATAAAAAGATAGTCTTTTTCTGTCGATCAGGAAATCGCTCAGCTAGCCTACTTGAGGCTCAGCCGAATTTACATGGTGGGAATATCTGGAGCTTGCAGGGTGGCTTGCTCTCTTGGCAGAGGCGGGGACTTCCGGTTGCCACAAAGGGGCAACAGGCCATTTCTCTTGAACGGCAGACCCATATTACTGTTGGATCTTTGATTCTATTGACGGCCTTTTTGGGGGCCACTATAAATCCCTCATTTTTTGGAGCAACGGCGTTTTTTGGTGCCGGTCTTCTCTTTGCAGGATTGAGTGGTACCTGTATGATGGCGAAGATGCTTATGAAACTTCCCTGGAACAGAGCTGCTTAA
- the trhA gene encoding PAQR family membrane homeostasis protein TrhA, whose amino-acid sequence MTYKAAIPAYGRVEERLNVLSHGLGALGAVVGFCYLLHQAFIMSSWPYWLSATVFGGGMVLMLTSSTLYHLAKKPVLRKWLRRCDHGMIFIFIAATYTPFTLLALQGDQSIFWTAIIWSIALLGIIVAFIPFKHKVWVEIPLCLGLGWLAIFLYGSFSGELGLGGHWLFAGGVVYSVGALLYLVKKMPFNHAIWHCFVLAGLSCHYVAISAYLMT is encoded by the coding sequence ATGACATATAAGGCAGCAATACCCGCCTATGGACGGGTTGAAGAGAGATTAAATGTTCTCTCCCACGGTCTTGGTGCTTTGGGGGCGGTGGTGGGGTTCTGTTATTTGCTTCATCAGGCCTTTATTATGAGCAGTTGGCCCTATTGGCTCAGCGCTACGGTCTTTGGTGGTGGCATGGTCTTGATGCTTACCAGCTCTACACTGTATCATTTGGCGAAAAAACCTGTTCTACGCAAGTGGTTACGACGTTGTGACCATGGCATGATCTTTATATTTATTGCAGCGACCTATACACCTTTTACCCTTCTGGCTTTGCAGGGTGATCAATCTATCTTTTGGACTGCTATTATTTGGTCTATTGCCCTGCTTGGTATCATTGTTGCCTTTATTCCCTTTAAGCATAAGGTTTGGGTGGAGATTCCTCTCTGTTTGGGCTTGGGGTGGCTTGCCATATTTCTCTATGGCTCTTTTTCTGGGGAATTAGGTCTTGGCGGGCATTGGTTGTTCGCGGGGGGAGTTGTTTATAGCGTGGGGGCCCTGCTATATTTGGTAAAAAAAATGCCCTTTAATCATGCTATCTGGCACTGTTTTGTCCTGGCTGGCTTGAGTTGTCACTATGTGGCGATCTCTGCTTATCTTATGACTTAG
- a CDS encoding serine hydroxymethyltransferase, giving the protein MTALQQQDPEIFSLIQQEEVRQHNKIRLIASENYVSSAVLEATGSILTNKYSEGYPGKRYYEGQQLIDQIESIAIDRAKAVFGAEHVNVQPYSGSPANMAVYLAFLKPGDTILGMALPHGGHLTHGSKVSISGKYFNAVSYALNEEGILDYEEIRNKALECKPKILIAGHSAYPRILDFAKFREIADEVGALLMVDMAHFAGLVAGGVHPSPFPYADVVTTTTHKSLRGPRGAMIMCKAEYAKAIDKAVFPGMQGGPHDSTTAAIAVALKEASTDSFKKYTAQVVENAASLADVLIEKGFNLVTGGTENHLMLIDLSNKNITGKQAAKALDAAGIVLNCNSVPFDKRKPFDPSGIRLGTCAITSRGFAKAEMVILGNMMDRVVNNFEDSAVLAEIAQEVQALCDKFPAPGLEHIAK; this is encoded by the coding sequence ATGACAGCTTTACAACAGCAAGATCCAGAAATTTTTTCTTTAATCCAACAAGAAGAGGTACGTCAGCACAATAAGATTCGTCTCATTGCCTCAGAGAACTATGTATCCTCGGCTGTGCTTGAGGCAACAGGTTCTATTCTTACCAATAAATATTCAGAAGGATATCCCGGCAAGCGCTACTATGAGGGGCAACAGCTTATTGACCAAATAGAGAGCATTGCCATTGACCGGGCAAAGGCTGTTTTTGGCGCAGAACATGTTAACGTACAGCCATACTCAGGATCTCCTGCTAATATGGCCGTCTATCTCGCCTTCCTAAAACCTGGCGACACCATCCTGGGAATGGCACTTCCCCACGGTGGACACCTTACCCACGGTTCCAAGGTAAGTATTTCTGGTAAATATTTTAATGCCGTCTCCTATGCACTCAACGAAGAGGGCATACTGGATTACGAAGAAATTCGTAACAAGGCCCTTGAATGCAAACCAAAAATTTTGATTGCCGGTCACTCTGCATATCCAAGGATACTCGACTTCGCCAAGTTCCGCGAAATCGCCGATGAGGTTGGGGCTTTGCTGATGGTTGATATGGCCCACTTTGCAGGACTTGTTGCCGGTGGCGTTCATCCCTCTCCATTTCCATATGCCGATGTAGTTACCACCACCACCCACAAATCCCTCCGCGGCCCACGTGGGGCAATGATCATGTGTAAGGCTGAATATGCCAAGGCAATCGACAAGGCTGTATTCCCGGGAATGCAGGGCGGTCCACACGACAGCACCACCGCAGCCATTGCCGTTGCCCTGAAAGAGGCTAGCACAGATAGCTTCAAAAAATATACCGCTCAGGTAGTCGAAAATGCAGCAAGCCTTGCCGATGTACTTATTGAGAAAGGTTTTAATCTGGTAACAGGTGGCACAGAAAACCACCTTATGCTCATTGACCTTTCCAACAAAAACATTACCGGCAAGCAGGCGGCAAAGGCCCTTGATGCTGCAGGCATTGTTCTCAACTGCAACTCTGTGCCCTTTGATAAGCGCAAACCTTTTGATCCTAGCGGTATCCGCCTCGGCACCTGCGCAATCACCTCAAGGGGTTTTGCCAAGGCTGAGATGGTAATACTCGGTAACATGATGGACAGAGTTGTCAATAATTTCGAAGACAGCGCAGTTCTTGCCGAAATTGCCCAGGAAGTACAAGCTCTCTGTGATAAATTTCCTGCCCCAGGACTCGAACACATTGCAAAATAA
- a CDS encoding serine hydrolase, whose amino-acid sequence MNLTLYKNKPLQLWGQCFFLFFLFVVALPQQVFAAEKYNIVYLLTDDIDLALDYKDDIEPVLGTTISDKLRIVSKGKKYAVIYNGGDSSQSVASTLVKHVDLLEKAGFDQPYASMEQGFSRLYNVSYGMGPNIDALKRTYNKVYATLGEDVGRNLFIEKTAKGNYTLIYRRRGTKKSTSVVARRHGRILRLKKIRPSITQENNNEVVFGESSLLDEDEEKVVVVKGERTVMDVLSAPQVGDEIVIVQEKNILPLSPALPGLPSIVFPAEKIKLQAVKKVYIAKVTGRGKRVHKTVSSTLRVKRSSSRKVEKSIEAYIAKLRQKGKISRDEATGWMVFDLATGESIVDINANRKFQTASMIKPFVALAFFHKVQAGQLTYGPRSRRNMTAMIQRSSNSSTNWVMRQVGGPRACEAILTKYYPQIFKGIELKEYIPAGGRTYKNRAYPSDYVRFLRELWDRKLPHSKEMRRLMALPGRDRLYFGTPIPRGTLVYNKTGSTAHLCGDMGILVPKTRSGSRYPYVIVGIIEKKSRSANYGAWVASRSKVIRQVSTLVYREMKKEHRLR is encoded by the coding sequence ATGAACTTGACCTTATATAAAAATAAACCGCTACAGCTATGGGGACAGTGCTTTTTTCTGTTTTTTCTATTTGTTGTGGCCCTTCCTCAGCAGGTTTTTGCTGCTGAGAAATATAATATTGTCTATCTGCTCACCGATGATATTGATCTTGCCCTTGACTATAAGGATGATATTGAGCCTGTTCTGGGGACAACAATTAGTGATAAATTGAGGATTGTCAGTAAGGGCAAAAAATATGCTGTTATCTATAATGGCGGTGATTCGTCACAATCTGTAGCCAGTACTCTGGTGAAACATGTAGATTTGCTTGAGAAGGCAGGTTTTGATCAGCCCTATGCATCAATGGAGCAGGGCTTTTCCCGCCTCTATAATGTCAGTTATGGGATGGGGCCAAATATTGATGCTCTGAAAAGGACTTATAATAAGGTCTATGCAACCCTAGGTGAGGATGTTGGCCGTAATCTCTTTATCGAAAAAACAGCAAAGGGCAATTATACCCTGATCTATCGTAGGCGAGGTACGAAGAAGTCAACCAGTGTGGTGGCCAGGCGTCATGGCAGAATACTCCGCTTGAAGAAGATAAGGCCCTCTATTACGCAAGAAAATAATAATGAGGTTGTTTTTGGCGAGTCGAGTCTGCTGGATGAGGATGAAGAGAAGGTAGTTGTCGTTAAGGGCGAGCGCACTGTGATGGATGTTTTATCGGCACCACAGGTTGGCGATGAAATAGTGATTGTGCAGGAAAAAAATATTCTGCCGTTATCGCCGGCTTTGCCTGGCTTACCCTCCATTGTCTTTCCTGCCGAGAAAATTAAGTTGCAGGCGGTTAAGAAAGTATATATTGCCAAGGTGACGGGACGTGGCAAGAGGGTGCATAAAACGGTTTCCAGCACCCTACGGGTAAAAAGGTCATCTTCACGGAAAGTTGAAAAATCTATTGAAGCCTATATTGCCAAGCTTCGTCAGAAGGGAAAAATTTCCAGAGATGAAGCCACGGGCTGGATGGTTTTTGATCTTGCCACCGGTGAGTCAATTGTTGATATTAACGCTAATCGGAAATTTCAAACAGCAAGCATGATCAAACCATTTGTGGCCCTTGCCTTCTTCCATAAGGTGCAGGCTGGTCAACTGACCTATGGCCCAAGGAGCAGGCGTAATATGACGGCCATGATTCAGAGATCCAGTAATTCATCAACTAACTGGGTCATGCGTCAGGTTGGTGGGCCTCGGGCCTGCGAGGCTATTTTGACCAAGTACTATCCGCAAATTTTTAAGGGGATTGAGCTTAAGGAGTATATTCCAGCCGGAGGACGTACATATAAAAACCGTGCATACCCATCTGATTATGTTCGTTTTTTGCGAGAACTTTGGGACAGGAAGTTGCCTCACTCAAAAGAGATGAGGCGTCTTATGGCCCTGCCTGGTCGGGATCGGCTCTACTTTGGTACTCCCATTCCCCGTGGAACTTTGGTCTATAACAAGACAGGTTCAACAGCACATCTCTGTGGCGATATGGGTATTTTAGTGCCTAAAACCAGAAGTGGTTCTCGTTACCCATATGTTAT